In Oscillatoria acuminata PCC 6304, a single window of DNA contains:
- a CDS encoding DUF3593 domain-containing protein, which produces MISKDTLFVVSLFPYLGFLWFMTRSGKMPRLALLGFYGTLVFVAVTIPVGIYALKVYHQSLANVDFLHGGAEVFLTLSNILIVLGFRQAIGRSGEEG; this is translated from the coding sequence ATGATTTCTAAAGATACTTTGTTTGTGGTTTCCCTATTTCCTTATCTGGGATTTTTATGGTTTATGACTCGTTCGGGAAAAATGCCCCGTTTAGCACTCCTGGGGTTTTACGGCACTTTAGTATTTGTTGCCGTGACCATTCCCGTGGGGATTTACGCCCTCAAAGTCTATCACCAGTCCTTAGCAAATGTGGATTTTCTACATGGAGGGGCGGAGGTATTTTTGACCCTCTCTAACATTTTAATCGTATTGGGATTCCGGCAGGCGATCGGGCGATCGGGTGAGGAGGGGTGA
- a CDS encoding peptidoglycan DD-metalloendopeptidase family protein has protein sequence MKRAFPQKVKPVPSCAADSNRTVGEIRQVLAGPRKVRTSAAMIGLAISMGASSILLPQQGEGAGASEPPIAADTSATDPGSWSTLEAEAASTEEAGTQMAEQTLNGSAVEPQVQEEATPWTLTEQGPVPSQVAANSGDRGTAEGTGEVNSTLPYPQELTREGNPAGASFSWQIDEIRSESGVSIEGVVQPGENRLDPSLAELWGEESVSSVVESSLEMSQESDGPGPEMAPSGLFPQVEHQESTEGTVRDSLSLEGRANDPLLGGIRPEGEATPSRVNSERTSPGWQSYLEENSTGNTWESSQPANTEVNSGETTGLVPLVTPELELTPEVVQPELSSYSEAENDYPTALNRGEPDMNGAIAIPAVESATASRIYQVSFGDTLDAIALSNGVSAQKIVEANSLNDPDLLEVNQTLQIPLNPTEPGPNSIAWDPSSLTRDEGSDLSASAKSDVVALPKQITTDTTFSLIAPSKPSEAIASIPESVVSVIARSPESASDLISRDRSVSEGTVPATGTETLVAQAAPSVETEADESDHIDGLRADILKLRQRYREQEALGQHSQIEAVETDSPREDEISVAENPPRVEPQLSAQADERSSFPESIQAHAIEPEAIENRYVDSLRAEIEKLREKYKTENLSLEATGESVPGTLPNTQSVRTTSTVDRSGPSERINPQFNPQPNETLENAPRAQETQQEQILAVAPVGSEVYAPLMQPAVGQIVSPELPPLKTPDTYLPNSQPSFNGYIWPAHGVFTSGYGWRWGRMHRGIDIAGPTGTPIYAAATGVVITAGWNSGGYGNLVEIEHPDGSVTLYAHNHRIMVQEGQQVEQGQQVAEMGSTGFSTGPHLHFEIHPSGQGAVNPMALLPPQ, from the coding sequence TTGAAACGAGCATTTCCGCAGAAGGTAAAACCTGTTCCATCCTGTGCCGCCGATAGCAATCGGACGGTAGGAGAGATTAGACAGGTACTCGCTGGCCCCCGTAAGGTTCGCACCTCGGCAGCCATGATTGGACTTGCAATTTCGATGGGGGCGTCTAGCATATTGCTGCCTCAACAAGGCGAAGGTGCTGGAGCATCAGAGCCACCGATCGCAGCGGATACATCTGCTACGGATCCCGGTTCTTGGTCCACACTGGAGGCAGAAGCAGCCTCAACAGAAGAGGCCGGAACCCAAATGGCAGAACAAACGCTAAATGGGTCTGCTGTAGAACCCCAAGTTCAGGAAGAAGCAACTCCCTGGACCCTAACAGAACAGGGTCCGGTACCCTCACAGGTCGCCGCTAATTCAGGCGATCGCGGCACAGCCGAAGGAACCGGGGAAGTCAACTCAACCCTTCCATACCCACAGGAATTGACTCGCGAAGGGAACCCTGCTGGCGCAAGTTTTAGCTGGCAAATAGACGAAATCCGGTCTGAATCCGGGGTTTCCATCGAAGGAGTGGTTCAGCCCGGTGAAAACCGTCTGGATCCAAGTCTGGCGGAGTTGTGGGGTGAGGAGTCGGTCAGTTCAGTTGTTGAATCATCCCTGGAAATGTCCCAGGAGTCAGACGGCCCAGGGCCGGAAATGGCTCCATCTGGATTATTTCCTCAGGTCGAACATCAAGAGTCCACGGAAGGGACTGTTCGTGACTCCCTCTCCTTGGAGGGTAGAGCAAATGACCCCTTACTCGGTGGCATAAGGCCCGAGGGGGAAGCTACACCGTCCCGGGTTAATTCCGAACGAACTTCCCCAGGTTGGCAGTCTTATTTGGAAGAAAATTCCACCGGGAATACTTGGGAAAGTTCCCAACCGGCTAACACTGAAGTCAACTCCGGTGAGACGACTGGATTGGTCCCGTTGGTGACCCCCGAACTGGAACTCACTCCGGAAGTAGTACAGCCTGAGTTATCCAGCTACTCGGAAGCCGAGAATGATTACCCCACGGCGTTAAACCGAGGTGAACCGGATATGAATGGGGCGATCGCGATTCCTGCGGTAGAAAGTGCAACCGCATCGCGCATCTACCAAGTCAGTTTCGGAGATACCCTGGATGCGATCGCACTAAGCAATGGCGTCTCGGCACAAAAAATCGTTGAAGCCAATAGCCTCAACGATCCAGACTTACTTGAAGTCAATCAGACCCTGCAAATTCCGTTGAATCCAACGGAACCGGGCCCTAACTCCATCGCCTGGGACCCTAGTTCCCTAACCCGCGATGAAGGAAGCGATCTGTCCGCATCAGCAAAAAGTGATGTCGTTGCCTTACCCAAACAAATCACAACGGACACCACCTTTTCCCTGATTGCCCCAAGTAAACCATCAGAAGCGATCGCCTCGATTCCGGAAAGCGTTGTCTCGGTGATTGCTCGATCTCCAGAAAGCGCATCAGACTTGATAAGTCGCGATCGCTCAGTCAGCGAAGGAACAGTCCCGGCGACTGGCACCGAAACCCTAGTCGCTCAAGCGGCTCCCTCCGTGGAAACGGAAGCCGATGAAAGTGACCATATTGATGGCTTACGGGCTGACATTCTCAAACTGCGGCAAAGGTACCGGGAACAAGAAGCCCTCGGTCAACACTCCCAAATTGAGGCAGTAGAGACGGATTCTCCACGGGAAGACGAGATTTCCGTCGCCGAAAACCCTCCTAGAGTTGAACCGCAACTTTCCGCCCAAGCGGATGAAAGGAGCTCGTTCCCTGAGTCAATACAGGCTCATGCGATCGAACCCGAGGCGATCGAAAACCGTTACGTGGATAGTTTACGAGCGGAAATCGAAAAACTTCGCGAAAAATACAAAACTGAAAACCTCAGTTTAGAAGCCACAGGGGAATCCGTTCCAGGGACCCTCCCCAATACCCAGTCCGTTCGGACTACTTCCACCGTTGACCGATCTGGGCCATCAGAACGGATCAATCCGCAGTTCAACCCACAGCCCAACGAAACCTTAGAAAACGCCCCCAGAGCACAGGAAACCCAGCAAGAACAGATCCTCGCGGTAGCGCCGGTGGGGTCTGAAGTCTATGCACCCCTGATGCAGCCTGCTGTCGGACAGATCGTCTCTCCGGAGTTGCCCCCGCTAAAAACTCCGGATACCTATCTCCCCAACAGTCAGCCGAGCTTTAATGGCTATATTTGGCCGGCTCATGGCGTGTTCACTTCTGGCTATGGCTGGCGCTGGGGTCGGATGCACCGAGGTATCGATATCGCCGGACCCACCGGCACCCCGATTTATGCCGCCGCCACTGGCGTAGTGATTACTGCCGGATGGAACTCCGGTGGTTATGGAAATCTGGTTGAGATCGAGCATCCTGATGGCAGTGTTACCCTCTACGCCCACAATCATCGGATTATGGTGCAAGAAGGACAGCAAGTCGAACAAGGTCAACAAGTTGCTGAAATGGGAAGCACTGGCTTCAGCACTGGACCCCACCTGCACTTTGAAATCCATCCTTCCGGACAAGGTGCAGTCAATCCGATGGCTCTTCTGCCACCTCAATAA